The segment TGCGCCGTGCTCGCACCAGCGAGCCGCCTGAACGAGGAATTAGACGCCGCCGCGGCCGTCGACGACCTCCCCTGCCCGCTCCAGGTCGGCTACGGCGAACGCGACGAGACCGCCGACTCGACGCCCGTCGTCGAGGCCGCCGAACGCTGCCAGCAGCGAGTGATCGCGTACGCCTCCGACCACCACTTCGTCGGCCAGCACCAGCAGGCCGGCCGCGACGCCGCCGACTTCCTCGGCACGCACCTCGGCGTCGGCGAGTAGCGAGACCACGGGGTCCGACCGCAACGACCACAAGCCCCGGTCGCGAACCCCGAACCGATGCCGTCGACCACCACCACGGCGTCTGCCGAACTCGGCTGGACCGCGATCTACGTCGGCGTCGTCGTCGCCGGCGCGAGCCCCATCCTCGCCGGCGGCGCCCCGACGCAGGGCTGTTATCCCGACTGCGTCGGCACGGTCGAACCGACGCTCGCCGTCGCCGGCCTCGCGCTGCTCGTCGTCGGCGTCGCGCTCGCCGGCGTCGCTCGCCTCCGCGCCGGTCGCGAGTAGTCCACGTCCGCCCCGGAGAGCGGCTGTCGGGCCGGTTCTACCGCAGTCGGTTCTACCGCAGTCGGTCGTCGTCCGGGAGCGACGAGAGCGGGCCGAGTCGGCGAGCGCGGAAGCCGACGCTCGCCTCGTACCCGTCGGTCGACATCAGGACCGGGTAGAACGGTTCGTCGGCGACGAGTTCCTCGTCGCCGCGACGGGCGAACGCCGTCCCGGCCGGCACCTCGTGGAAGTTCTCCCCGAGGAACTCGTACCCCCTCCCGTCGACGCGATCAAACACTTCGAAGACGGTCGGATCGACGGTGCCAGCGCGCTCGCCCGCGAGCTCTCCGTCTCCCACCGCAGTCAGGCCGGCGGCTGCGAGCACGTTCCGCAGCACTCGCTCGGCGGTGTCGACGGCGGCCTCGCTCCCCTTCCGACCGCACTCGACCGCGACGCCGTCGACGTGGGACGCCAGCCCGCCGGCTTCGGTCCGGACGTCGACGGCGCGGTCGAGCCCCGTCCACTCGAGCAGTCGGCGCGTCCGGGGCGTGAGTCGCTGGTAGAGCGCGAACGGCTCGGCCGTCGAGACGGTCGAGTGGAGGTCGAGCACGGGGAGTCCGTCGACGACCTCGAGGAGTCGGCTCGCGAGCCGCGCCTCGTGCGCGTCCGCGTCCGGGTCGCCGGGGTACGCGCGATTCAGGTCCACGTCCACGAAGCGCTCGCCGGCGTCGCGCGCTCGCTCGTTCGCCACCACGAACAGGACCGCTCCCGAGAGCCGGAGGGACTCGTCCGCGAGCAATCGCTCCATCGCCCGCTCGCCGCACGGTTCGTCGCCGTGCTGGCCGACGACGACGGCCAGCTCCGGTCGGCCTTCCCCGAGCACGTGCGTTCGCATCGACGGAACTCCAGGCCCCCACACCATAATCCCTTCTGCCAGACGCGCACCGACCGACAGTTTCGGGATGGACGATCGAACCGACTTCGGGCTCGAAATCGAAGCAGAACCGGGTCGTCCTACGAATGGTTTTATATGCTCATATTAACTACTACGGACCATGCTAGAGGATAGTCCTGACAGACGCGGGTTCCTGAAGTACGCGGGCGCTGCGACGGCGGCATCGCTCGCCGGCTGCATGGGCGGCGACGAGACGACCGAGACCGACGCCGGCGACGGCGACGACACCGACGGCGGCGACGGCACCGACGGCGGCGACGATACCGAGACCACCGACGACGGCGAGACGGAAGTGGGCGAGTTCGAGGTCACCATCACCCAGGGGAACATGCCCTCTGGACTCGACCCCCACGACCACCGCGAGACGCCGACTGACGTCGTGATGCTCCACGCCTACGAGGGCCTCATCACGCGCGACGCGGCGGGATCGACGCAGGCCGCGCTCGCGACCGACTGGTCGCGCGTCGAGGGCGAGAACGCCGCGGAGTTCCAGCTCCGCGAAGACGTCACGTTCCACAACGGCGATACGTTCGTCGCCGAGGACGCGGCGTACAGCATCAACCGCATCGTCGACGAAGACGTCGGGTTCGCGAGCCCGCAGCGCGACCAGCTCGCGGGCGTCAGCGGCGCGAGCGCCGTCGACGAGACGACGGTCCGCGTCGAACTCGACGGACTCAACCCGATCGTGTTCTCCGAGTTCGCGACGTACTGCGACATCGTGCAGAAGTCGTGGGTCGAGGACCGCTCGAAGTCCGAGATCGGCCAGGAGATGAACGGCACCGGCCCGTTCCAGCTCGACTCCTACACGCAGGACGAGGAGGTCGTCTTCACGCGCTACGACGACTACTGGGACGACCCCGCGGAGGTGTCCGAACTCACGTTCCGTAGCGCCACGGAGTCCAGCACGCGCGTCAACCAGATGCTCCAGGGCGAGACCGACATCATCGTCAACGTCCCGCCCCAGGAGGTCAACCGCATCAACAACAGCGACGCGGGCAGCGTCTCCGCCGCGCCGAGTACGCGCATCCTCTACAACGGGATGCGGTACGACGTGGAGCCGTTCTCCTCGAAGCAGTTCCGGCAAGCGATGAACTACGCGGTCGACCTGGAGAGCATCGTCTCGAACGTCCTCGGCGGGTTCGGCGCGCAGACCGGCCAGCCGACGCTCCCGGAGTTCGTCGGCCACAACGACGACGTCGACCCCTATCCCTACGACCCCGACGAGGCCGAGCGCCTCGTCGAGGAGTCCGGACACGCCGGCGTCGAGATCGAACTGAACACGCCCGTCGGCCGGTACCTGAAGGACCTCGAGATCGCGCAGGCGGTCGCGGGCTACATCGACGAACTCCCGAACGTCTCCGCCTCCGTCAACCAGCGGGACTTCGGGTCGCTGACCGACGAGCTCCTGACCGGGAACATCGAGGACAAGCCGCCGTGGTACCTCATCGGGTGGGGCGAGGCGACGTTCGAGGGGGCGCTCGTCATGACCGCGCTCCTCTCGACGAACGGCGCGCTGACGTCCTGGAGCAACGACGAGTTCGACTCGCTGCTCGAGACGGCCGCGAACAGCACGGGCGACGAACGCGTCTCCGCGCTGGAGGACGCGAACGCGCTCGCGAACGAGGAAGCACCGTGGATCTTCCTCAACCAGCAGTACAGCGTCTACGGCGTCAGTAACCGCGTCGAGTGGGAGCCTCGCTCGGACGAGCGCATCGACGCGTACGCGATGAGTCCCGCCGAGTAACGCCAGATGTCCCTCGCTCGGTTCCTGGCGAAGCGACTCCTCCAGGGCGCGTTCGTCGTCTGGGGCGTCGTGACCATCGTCTTCGGGCTGCGCGTCATCGCACCGGGCGATCCGGCGAACGTCCTGTTGCCACCGGACGTCGATCCCGAGGTCCGCCGGCAGGTCGTCGCGGAACTCGGACTGGATCAGCCGCTGCACGTCCAGTACTGGAAGTTCATCACGGGCGTCCCGACCGGAGACCTGGGAACGTCGTTGACGACCGGTACCGAGGTCACTGCGCGCGTCGCCCGGAGCATCCCGGCGACGCTCGAGCTCGCGATCGCCGCGACGGTCGTCGCGGTCGTCATCGCCATCCCGCTCGGGGTCGTCAGTGCGACGAACAGGCACACCGCTCCCGACTACGGGGCGACGCTGTTCTCGCTCGCCGGCATCAGCACGCCGAACTTCTGGCTCGGCGTCATGCTCATCATCGTGCTCTCTGTCCAGTTGAACCTGTTCCCGACGAGCCAGCGCGCCATCGGTATCCCCGCCATCTTCGACCTCGTGGCGTCCATGCAGTTCGCGGCCGCCCTCGAGGGACTCAGGACGTGGCTGTGGTACATCACGCTCCCGGCGATCACGCTCGGGACGTACTTCACGGCGCTCATCACGCGACTGACGCGGAGCGGGATGCTCGACGAACTCGGGAAGACGTACGTCCGGGCGTCGCGAGCGAAGGGCCTCCCGGAGTCGCTCGTGCGTTACAGGCACGTCCTCCGGAACACCCTCATCCCGATCATCACCGTCGTCGGCCTCCAGCTCGGGACGCTCATCGGCGGTGCGGTCATCACTGAGTTCGTCTTCGACTGGCCGGGACTGGGGCAGGTCCTCATCAGTAGCATCAACTCGCGCGACTGGCCGATGGTGCAGGGGTCGCTCATCGTCATCTCCATCGGATTCGTCGTGGTGAACATCGTCGTCGACACGCTGTACACGTACGTGAACCCGCGGGTGGGATTCGACTGAATGATCTCCGAACTACTCTCGTGGCTGGCCGCCAGGTTCCCCCTGGGGAGCATCAACCGTGGGCTGGTCTCGCCACGCACGCTCAGAAGCCTGCGGCGCGGATTGGATCGGAACGTCCTCGCGAAGATCGGCATCGTCGTCGTGGTCGTCGTGCTGCTCGTGGCGGTGTTCGCGCCACTGATCGCGCCGCACAAGCCGGGGACGCAGAACCTGGACAACGCTCGCTCGCCGCCGCTGGGCTTCACGAAGGCGACGACCGAGGAGGTGCCGGTCCAGGACAACGGGAGCGTCGTCTTCGAGGACGGCGAGATCGTCACTGAGAACCAGACCGTGTACGAGAACGCGACGACGACGCAC is part of the Halorubellus sp. JP-L1 genome and harbors:
- a CDS encoding succinylglutamate desuccinylase/aspartoacylase family protein; translated protein: MRTHVLGEGRPELAVVVGQHGDEPCGERAMERLLADESLRLSGAVLFVVANERARDAGERFVDVDLNRAYPGDPDADAHEARLASRLLEVVDGLPVLDLHSTVSTAEPFALYQRLTPRTRRLLEWTGLDRAVDVRTEAGGLASHVDGVAVECGRKGSEAAVDTAERVLRNVLAAAGLTAVGDGELAGERAGTVDPTVFEVFDRVDGRGYEFLGENFHEVPAGTAFARRGDEELVADEPFYPVLMSTDGYEASVGFRARRLGPLSSLPDDDRLR
- a CDS encoding ABC transporter substrate-binding protein, translating into MLEDSPDRRGFLKYAGAATAASLAGCMGGDETTETDAGDGDDTDGGDGTDGGDDTETTDDGETEVGEFEVTITQGNMPSGLDPHDHRETPTDVVMLHAYEGLITRDAAGSTQAALATDWSRVEGENAAEFQLREDVTFHNGDTFVAEDAAYSINRIVDEDVGFASPQRDQLAGVSGASAVDETTVRVELDGLNPIVFSEFATYCDIVQKSWVEDRSKSEIGQEMNGTGPFQLDSYTQDEEVVFTRYDDYWDDPAEVSELTFRSATESSTRVNQMLQGETDIIVNVPPQEVNRINNSDAGSVSAAPSTRILYNGMRYDVEPFSSKQFRQAMNYAVDLESIVSNVLGGFGAQTGQPTLPEFVGHNDDVDPYPYDPDEAERLVEESGHAGVEIELNTPVGRYLKDLEIAQAVAGYIDELPNVSASVNQRDFGSLTDELLTGNIEDKPPWYLIGWGEATFEGALVMTALLSTNGALTSWSNDEFDSLLETAANSTGDERVSALEDANALANEEAPWIFLNQQYSVYGVSNRVEWEPRSDERIDAYAMSPAE
- a CDS encoding ABC transporter permease encodes the protein MSLARFLAKRLLQGAFVVWGVVTIVFGLRVIAPGDPANVLLPPDVDPEVRRQVVAELGLDQPLHVQYWKFITGVPTGDLGTSLTTGTEVTARVARSIPATLELAIAATVVAVVIAIPLGVVSATNRHTAPDYGATLFSLAGISTPNFWLGVMLIIVLSVQLNLFPTSQRAIGIPAIFDLVASMQFAAALEGLRTWLWYITLPAITLGTYFTALITRLTRSGMLDELGKTYVRASRAKGLPESLVRYRHVLRNTLIPIITVVGLQLGTLIGGAVITEFVFDWPGLGQVLISSINSRDWPMVQGSLIVISIGFVVVNIVVDTLYTYVNPRVGFD